From Pulveribacter suum, a single genomic window includes:
- a CDS encoding sensor domain-containing protein: MNGAHLSSAAWQAVVQGLQQAVWLVDGHSFQVLFANAAAVDLTGRRAEQMVGRPVQELVASPEDEIFWSRPLSEIAMGICSCTEVWNAGRNRAVAVERRVQTVQVAEGNGASQSPLLLLTMLDRSEQEDSRQQHELVLAELRATLDSAADGLLVCDLQGAIRAFNQRFAQLWSLPASLLSRRDDGAVFAYMRRQLADPTGCDERMAGFPGGPMQEAIDVVRLGNGVILEQRSVPQLTHGRLAGRVYSFRDISRQAEVQASLRLAAQVFESSLDAIFIADEQHVILRVNPGCEQLLGVTRSPLAGSAVTALVDAGMDEEAFLAQVARSWGQEGFWEGEVTLRHAFAAGSSPIHLSWVVLRDEGGTVVQSIGFMRDLTQQRAAQRRIEELAFTDALTGLPNRLRLHERVQAAIDAAQGTDDEFAVLFLDLDRFKIVNDSLGHPFGDRVLKLVAQRLQRCLRQSDMLCRLGGDEFLVHLPDSGVQVAEAVARRILEEMLQPFQLDEMHFSIQGSIGIALYPQDGRCLDDLIKHADTAMYRTKERGRGSYGFYQPQMNSNLLARMKMEHAMRQALGQGHMAVHYQPQVDLVSGRIVGAEALLRWSDPQLGAVSPAAFIPLAEESGYIVTLGAWVMEQAAREAAYWQDSETPLVISVNVSALEFRQPGFLQRVAGLVEHHGLRPRQLELELTESVLLQDAQDKEQMLSALARMGVGLSIDDFGTGYSSLAYLKNLPIHRLKVDKSFIDGLPGEGGEAAIVQAIIRMGQALGLEVVAEGVEGSAQREALRAMGCLFYQGYLCAPALPRQQLRDLVLQRLEH; this comes from the coding sequence ATGAACGGGGCCCATCTCTCATCTGCAGCTTGGCAGGCCGTTGTCCAGGGGCTGCAACAGGCCGTCTGGCTGGTGGACGGGCATTCGTTTCAGGTTTTATTCGCCAACGCGGCTGCCGTGGATTTGACGGGGCGCCGTGCCGAGCAGATGGTGGGCCGGCCCGTGCAGGAGCTCGTTGCTTCACCTGAAGACGAAATTTTCTGGAGTCGCCCGCTGTCTGAGATAGCGATGGGCATCTGCTCCTGTACCGAGGTGTGGAACGCCGGCCGCAACCGGGCAGTGGCTGTCGAGCGTCGCGTGCAGACCGTGCAGGTCGCCGAGGGCAATGGTGCATCGCAGTCCCCCCTGCTGCTGTTGACGATGCTGGACCGCAGTGAGCAGGAGGACTCGCGCCAGCAACACGAACTGGTGCTGGCCGAGCTGCGCGCCACGCTGGATTCAGCCGCGGACGGCCTGCTGGTATGCGACCTGCAGGGCGCCATACGTGCGTTCAACCAGCGCTTTGCGCAGCTGTGGAGCCTGCCGGCCTCGTTGCTGTCCCGGCGCGACGATGGCGCTGTGTTTGCCTACATGCGCCGCCAGCTGGCCGACCCCACCGGCTGCGATGAGCGAATGGCCGGCTTTCCGGGGGGTCCCATGCAGGAGGCCATCGACGTCGTGCGGCTGGGCAATGGGGTCATCCTTGAGCAGCGCTCCGTGCCACAGCTGACGCACGGGCGCCTGGCCGGGCGGGTGTATTCCTTTCGTGACATCTCCCGACAGGCCGAGGTGCAGGCCAGCCTGCGCTTGGCGGCGCAGGTGTTCGAGTCCAGCCTGGACGCCATCTTCATCGCCGATGAGCAGCACGTCATCCTGCGCGTGAACCCGGGATGCGAGCAGCTGCTCGGCGTTACCCGTTCGCCGCTGGCGGGCAGTGCGGTCACCGCGCTGGTGGATGCGGGCATGGACGAGGAGGCATTCCTCGCGCAGGTGGCCCGCAGCTGGGGGCAGGAAGGCTTTTGGGAGGGAGAGGTGACGCTGCGCCACGCCTTTGCCGCAGGCAGCTCCCCGATACACCTGTCCTGGGTCGTGCTGCGCGACGAGGGCGGGACCGTGGTGCAGAGCATAGGCTTCATGCGTGATCTGACGCAGCAGCGTGCAGCGCAAAGGCGCATCGAGGAGCTGGCCTTCACGGATGCGCTGACCGGCCTGCCCAACCGGCTGCGTCTGCACGAGCGGGTGCAGGCGGCCATCGACGCCGCGCAGGGCACGGACGATGAATTCGCCGTGCTCTTTCTCGATCTGGACCGCTTCAAGATCGTCAACGACTCCCTGGGCCATCCGTTCGGCGACCGGGTGCTCAAACTGGTTGCGCAGCGGCTGCAGCGCTGCCTGCGCCAGTCCGACATGCTGTGCCGGCTGGGTGGCGACGAATTCCTGGTTCATCTGCCCGACTCGGGCGTGCAGGTGGCTGAAGCCGTGGCCCGGCGCATCCTCGAAGAAATGCTGCAGCCGTTCCAGCTCGACGAAATGCATTTTTCCATCCAGGGCAGCATCGGCATCGCCCTGTATCCACAGGACGGACGCTGCCTGGACGATCTCATCAAGCACGCCGACACGGCGATGTACCGCACCAAGGAGCGCGGGCGGGGCAGCTACGGCTTCTACCAGCCCCAGATGAACTCCAACTTGCTGGCGCGCATGAAGATGGAACACGCCATGCGCCAAGCACTGGGGCAGGGCCATATGGCCGTGCACTACCAACCCCAAGTGGATCTGGTCAGCGGGCGTATCGTGGGCGCCGAAGCACTGCTGCGCTGGAGCGATCCGCAGCTGGGTGCTGTCTCGCCCGCGGCCTTCATCCCGCTGGCTGAAGAGTCCGGCTATATCGTGACCCTGGGCGCATGGGTGATGGAACAGGCGGCCCGGGAGGCCGCGTACTGGCAGGACAGCGAAACGCCACTGGTCATTTCCGTCAACGTCTCGGCGCTGGAGTTTCGCCAGCCGGGCTTTTTGCAGCGGGTGGCCGGGCTGGTCGAGCACCATGGCTTGCGGCCGCGCCAGCTGGAGCTGGAGCTGACGGAGAGCGTGCTGCTGCAAGATGCGCAAGACAAGGAGCAGATGCTGTCTGCCCTGGCGCGCATGGGCGTCGGCCTGTCCATCGACGATTTCGGCACCGGCTACTCCAGCCTGGCTTACTTGAAAAACCTGCCCATACACCGGCTGAAGGTGGACAAGTCCTTCATCGATGGCCTGCCGGGCGAAGGCGGCGAGGCTGCCATCGTCCAGGCCATCATTCGAATGGGCCAGGCTCTGGGCCTGGAGGTGGTGGCAGAGGGCGTTGAGGGCAGCGCGCAGCGCGAGGCCCTGCGCGCCATGGGCTGCCTGTTCTATCAGGGGTATCTGTGTGCACCGGCCTTGCCCAGGCAGCAGCTGCGCGACCTGGTACTGCAGCGCCTTGAGCACTAA
- a CDS encoding cell division protein ZapA — protein MKQIEVQILQQSYLLACPDGQEARLLDAVERVDTAMTQIRDAGKVRARDRIAVLAALNMAFEVADRDAAAAQSAQAQATPAANGATEAPATEERLAQLLLRLDAALGDGGRVS, from the coding sequence ATGAAGCAGATCGAGGTCCAGATCCTGCAGCAAAGCTACCTGCTGGCCTGCCCGGATGGCCAGGAGGCGCGCTTGCTGGACGCCGTGGAGCGCGTGGACACGGCCATGACCCAGATCCGCGACGCCGGCAAGGTGCGTGCGCGCGACCGCATTGCGGTGCTGGCTGCCTTGAACATGGCCTTCGAGGTGGCCGACCGCGACGCCGCGGCCGCGCAGAGCGCTCAGGCCCAGGCCACGCCCGCTGCCAACGGCGCAACCGAAGCACCCGCTACCGAGGAGCGCCTGGCCCAGCTGCTGCTGCGCCTGGACGCCGCCCTGGGTGACGGCGGGCGAGTGTCGTAA
- a CDS encoding DUF904 domain-containing protein, which translates to MSAPSPSAPSTIDQVAERVERLVQQHEQLRRTNALLAQQVMALTQERDSLKSRLQAARTRVDALLERLPSNSQSQDDTP; encoded by the coding sequence ATGTCAGCGCCCTCGCCTTCCGCCCCCTCCACCATCGACCAGGTCGCCGAGCGCGTGGAGCGGCTTGTGCAGCAGCACGAGCAGCTCAGGCGCACCAACGCGCTGCTGGCCCAGCAGGTCATGGCGCTCACGCAGGAGCGTGACTCGCTCAAGTCCCGGCTGCAGGCGGCCCGCACCCGGGTGGACGCGCTGCTGGAGCGCCTGCCTTCGAATTCGCAATCCCAGGACGACACGCCATGA
- a CDS encoding TonB-dependent receptor domain-containing protein produces MAAPGRMRLHPHALALAALAACAAHAQEGATLVAQNLHAPAMNEVVVTATRTAQPLTDVLADVSIVDRETIEKSGATGLADVLARLPGIEMVRNGGPSTTTSLFMRGAETRFTAVYVDGVRVDSQAGSGGATWEALPLSQIERIEVLRGPAAAVYGSDAVAGVVQIFTRKGEAGVSPYVGLGLGSYRTWRTEAGVSGASGTVDYALGLNREGSRGFNANTKPGSNPDRDGYHSTAANARLGWQLNSAHRLEGTLLHSESNSGYDTSKFDDRSLHRLQALGLHWQAQWSENYKSRLSITDSTDRYETTPSPYLTDTKLRGYLFHNEWRLGAHQLTAALERREDHLVNAPVDRTRSQNALALGWGLRQGAHTVQLNARHDQDSEFGGKTTGSASYGYEFAPRWRATASAGTAFRAPSLYQRFSMYGDSSLTPETGRNVEAGIKWLDGGSSFSATAYRNNVSNVITFVGGPGPCPGGTGPYPGCYASVGKARYQGLTLAASHQIAGVRLHGSIDLQDPKNLDSGKQLARRTKRHATLGAETRLAQWTVGGEAQLSGRRFDDAANQTVLGGYTLFNLHASTRLARDWQVVARLDNATDKHYELARYYATAGRSFYVGLKWAPQY; encoded by the coding sequence ATGGCCGCCCCTGGCCGCATGCGCCTGCACCCCCACGCCCTGGCCCTTGCGGCCCTTGCTGCCTGCGCCGCCCACGCCCAGGAGGGCGCCACCCTCGTGGCCCAGAACCTCCACGCTCCGGCCATGAATGAAGTGGTTGTGACCGCCACGCGCACGGCCCAGCCGCTGACCGACGTGCTGGCCGATGTCTCCATCGTGGACCGCGAGACCATCGAGAAAAGCGGCGCCACCGGCCTGGCCGACGTGCTGGCGCGCCTGCCTGGCATCGAGATGGTGCGCAATGGCGGGCCGAGCACGACCACCAGCCTGTTCATGCGCGGGGCGGAAACGCGCTTCACGGCCGTCTATGTGGACGGCGTGCGCGTCGATTCGCAGGCCGGCAGCGGGGGCGCCACCTGGGAGGCGCTTCCGCTGTCGCAGATCGAGCGCATCGAGGTGCTGCGCGGCCCGGCCGCAGCCGTGTATGGCTCGGACGCGGTGGCTGGCGTGGTGCAGATCTTCACCAGGAAGGGCGAGGCGGGCGTGTCGCCCTACGTGGGCCTGGGACTGGGCAGCTATCGCACCTGGCGCACCGAGGCCGGCGTGAGCGGCGCCAGCGGCACGGTGGACTATGCCCTGGGCCTGAACCGCGAGGGCAGCCGGGGCTTCAACGCCAACACCAAGCCGGGCAGCAACCCCGACCGCGACGGCTACCACAGCACGGCCGCCAACGCGCGCCTGGGCTGGCAGCTCAATTCGGCGCACCGCCTGGAAGGCACCTTGCTGCACAGCGAGTCCAACAGCGGCTACGACACCAGCAAGTTCGATGACCGCAGCCTGCACCGCCTGCAGGCCCTGGGCCTGCACTGGCAGGCGCAATGGAGCGAAAACTACAAGAGCCGCCTGTCCATCACCGATTCGACCGACCGCTACGAGACCACGCCGTCGCCCTACCTGACCGACACCAAGCTGCGCGGCTACCTGTTTCACAACGAGTGGCGCCTGGGCGCGCACCAGCTCACGGCAGCGCTGGAGCGCCGCGAGGACCACCTGGTCAACGCCCCCGTGGACCGCACCCGCTCGCAAAACGCCCTGGCCCTGGGCTGGGGCCTGCGCCAGGGCGCGCACACCGTGCAGCTCAATGCGCGGCATGACCAGGACAGCGAATTCGGCGGCAAGACCACCGGCAGCGCGTCCTACGGCTATGAGTTCGCGCCCCGCTGGCGGGCCACGGCGTCGGCCGGCACGGCGTTTCGGGCGCCGTCGCTGTACCAGCGCTTCAGCATGTATGGCGACTCCAGCCTGACCCCCGAGACCGGCCGCAACGTCGAAGCCGGCATCAAATGGCTTGACGGGGGCAGCAGCTTCTCGGCCACCGCCTACCGCAACAACGTGAGCAACGTCATTACCTTTGTGGGCGGCCCCGGCCCCTGCCCGGGCGGCACGGGGCCCTACCCCGGCTGCTACGCCAGCGTGGGCAAGGCCCGCTACCAGGGCCTGACGCTGGCCGCGTCGCACCAGATCGCCGGCGTGCGCCTGCATGGCTCCATCGACCTGCAGGATCCCAAGAACCTGGACAGCGGCAAGCAGCTGGCGCGTCGCACCAAGCGCCACGCCACGCTGGGCGCCGAGACGCGCCTGGCCCAGTGGACCGTGGGCGGCGAAGCCCAGCTGTCGGGCCGGCGCTTTGACGACGCGGCCAACCAGACCGTGCTGGGCGGCTACACCCTGTTCAACCTGCACGCCAGCACCCGCCTGGCGCGCGACTGGCAGGTCGTCGCCCGCCTGGACAACGCCACCGACAAGCACTACGAGCTGGCGCGCTACTACGCCACGGCGGGGCGCAGCTTCTATGTCGGCCTGAAGTGGGCGCCGCAGTACTGA
- a CDS encoding bifunctional adenosylcobinamide kinase/adenosylcobinamide-phosphate guanylyltransferase, translating into MNAEMNMQVARSELILGGQKSGKSRRAELLARAWLAQSPGHRGVFIATATAHDAEMHARIARHQHERAERVPGLQLLEEPRDLARALERHGRADTLLVVDCLTLWLTHWLMPAPVPAPAQGLEPKQPQTHDWQAQAAHFFEALTQCPGPVVMVGNEIGLGVIPLGREVRAFVDALGTLNQRAAAACSRVTLMAAGLPLTLKDEEATP; encoded by the coding sequence ATGAATGCAGAGATGAACATGCAGGTGGCACGCAGCGAACTCATCCTGGGCGGGCAAAAAAGCGGCAAGTCGCGCCGCGCCGAGCTGCTGGCGCGCGCCTGGCTGGCGCAGTCGCCCGGCCACCGCGGGGTGTTCATCGCCACCGCCACCGCCCACGACGCGGAGATGCACGCGCGCATCGCCCGCCACCAGCACGAGCGCGCCGAGCGCGTGCCCGGCCTGCAGCTGCTGGAGGAGCCCCGCGACCTGGCCCGCGCACTGGAGCGCCACGGCCGCGCTGATACGCTGCTGGTGGTGGACTGCCTGACCCTGTGGCTCACCCACTGGCTGATGCCCGCACCGGTGCCCGCGCCGGCCCAGGGTTTGGAGCCGAAACAGCCTCAAACCCACGACTGGCAAGCGCAGGCAGCTCACTTTTTTGAAGCGCTGACGCAGTGCCCGGGCCCCGTGGTGATGGTGGGCAACGAGATCGGCCTGGGCGTCATCCCCCTGGGGCGCGAGGTGCGCGCCTTCGTGGATGCCCTGGGCACGCTCAACCAGCGCGCGGCAGCGGCCTGCAGCCGCGTCACGCTGATGGCGGCCGGCCTGCCGCTGACCCTGAAAGACGAAGAGGCAACGCCATGA
- a CDS encoding ABC transporter substrate-binding protein, whose translation MKSRWQRALRLVCSALALAGAAAAAQAAITITDDRGRTLHFDEPPRRVVSLLPSSTESLCEMGQCERLVGVDRYSNWPASVRRLPQVGGGLDPNIEAIVALRPDVVLLSVSSRVSDRLESLGVKVVALEPKTQGDVRRVLTTIGDLFAVPRAQGVDRLWRVIDAAVMAAAQSLPDKARGARVYFEVSRGPYAAGQPSFIGETLARLGVRNVVPASLGPFPRLSPEYVLRAQPDVIMVSNRSGQPVAMYPGWQSMAAVKAGRVCVFGPEQADVLVRPGPRMAEAARIMAACLSEKYR comes from the coding sequence ATGAAGTCACGCTGGCAGCGCGCTCTGCGCCTGGTCTGCAGCGCACTGGCCCTGGCCGGTGCGGCCGCGGCCGCGCAGGCGGCCATCACCATCACCGACGACCGCGGCCGCACGCTGCACTTTGACGAGCCGCCGCGGCGCGTGGTCAGCCTGCTGCCCTCCAGCACCGAGAGCCTGTGCGAGATGGGCCAGTGCGAACGCCTGGTGGGCGTGGACCGCTATTCCAACTGGCCCGCCTCGGTGCGCCGCCTGCCCCAGGTGGGTGGCGGGCTGGACCCGAACATCGAGGCCATCGTCGCCCTGCGCCCGGACGTGGTGCTGCTGTCGGTGAGCAGCCGCGTCAGCGACCGGCTGGAGTCGCTGGGCGTGAAGGTCGTCGCGCTGGAGCCCAAGACCCAGGGCGACGTGCGCCGGGTGCTCACCACCATTGGCGACCTGTTTGCCGTGCCGCGCGCGCAGGGCGTGGACCGGCTGTGGCGCGTGATCGACGCGGCTGTGATGGCCGCCGCGCAGTCGCTGCCGGACAAGGCGCGCGGCGCGCGGGTGTATTTCGAGGTCAGCCGCGGGCCGTACGCGGCCGGCCAGCCGTCCTTCATCGGCGAGACGCTGGCGCGCCTGGGCGTGCGCAACGTGGTGCCGGCCAGCCTGGGGCCGTTTCCGCGCCTCAGCCCCGAATACGTGCTGCGCGCGCAGCCGGACGTGATCATGGTGTCCAACCGCAGCGGCCAGCCCGTGGCCATGTACCCGGGCTGGCAGAGCATGGCGGCCGTCAAGGCCGGGCGGGTGTGCGTCTTCGGCCCCGAGCAGGCCGACGTGCTGGTGCGCCCTGGCCCGCGCATGGCCGAGGCCGCCCGCATCATGGCCGCCTGCCTGAGCGAGAAATACCGGTGA
- a CDS encoding FecCD family ABC transporter permease produces MSAVLPQPATVTADVPAAGRRHAVVVLAWLVAASALLALLGASVGSTGFESVLRMGQDALARQIVWDIRLPRTLGAWLAGALLGLAGAVSQGLFRNPLADPYLLGSASGAALGGAVAMAMLGVSPSTAGWLARLGVTGAAFVGAAGAVLLTLVLARGVQHTLRLLLAGVVVGVVLSAARDLIQVARPNILEAMQVFTMGSSAFVGWQACALMAGGWLVCVLTAWTLSRLLDGLMLGEATAASLGLPLAPMRAGLIAALALATGTAVAHTGLIAFVGLAAPHLVRSIARVTHPWQVWLSSLMGGVLLLAADILARWLVAPQELPVGVLTAALGGSYLLWLMHRRTLGGAL; encoded by the coding sequence GTGAGCGCCGTGCTGCCGCAGCCCGCGACCGTGACCGCTGACGTGCCTGCCGCCGGCCGGCGCCACGCCGTGGTCGTGCTGGCTTGGCTGGTGGCCGCCAGCGCGCTGCTGGCGCTGCTGGGCGCCAGCGTCGGCAGCACCGGCTTTGAAAGCGTGCTGCGCATGGGCCAGGACGCGCTGGCGCGCCAGATCGTCTGGGACATCCGGCTGCCGCGCACGCTGGGCGCGTGGCTGGCCGGCGCCCTGCTGGGGCTGGCCGGGGCCGTCTCGCAAGGCCTGTTTCGCAACCCGCTGGCCGACCCGTATCTGCTGGGCAGCGCCTCGGGCGCGGCGCTGGGCGGCGCCGTGGCCATGGCCATGCTGGGCGTGTCGCCCAGCACCGCCGGCTGGCTGGCCCGGCTGGGCGTGACGGGCGCCGCCTTTGTCGGCGCGGCCGGCGCCGTGCTGCTGACGCTGGTGCTGGCGCGCGGCGTGCAGCACACGCTGCGCCTGCTGCTGGCGGGCGTGGTGGTGGGCGTGGTGCTGAGCGCGGCGCGCGACCTGATCCAGGTGGCCCGCCCCAACATCCTGGAGGCCATGCAGGTCTTCACCATGGGCAGCTCCGCCTTCGTGGGCTGGCAGGCCTGCGCCCTGATGGCCGGCGGCTGGCTGGTCTGCGTGCTGACGGCCTGGACGCTGTCGCGCCTGCTGGACGGCCTGATGCTGGGCGAGGCCACGGCCGCCAGTCTGGGCCTGCCCCTGGCGCCGATGCGCGCGGGGCTGATCGCCGCGCTGGCGCTGGCCACCGGCACGGCGGTGGCGCACACCGGGCTGATCGCCTTCGTGGGCCTGGCCGCGCCGCACCTGGTGCGCTCCATCGCCCGCGTCACCCACCCGTGGCAGGTGTGGCTGTCCAGCCTGATGGGCGGCGTGCTGCTGCTGGCCGCGGACATCCTGGCGCGCTGGCTGGTAGCGCCGCAGGAGCTGCCCGTGGGCGTGCTCACGGCGGCGCTGGGCGGCAGCTACCTGCTGTGGCTGATGCACCGGCGCACGCTGGGCGGCGCGCTATGA
- a CDS encoding ABC transporter ATP-binding protein, whose protein sequence is MNPIAVSARQISVSVQNNPILRGIDLDLPAARWTSIVGPNGAGKSTLLKCLAGLLRHARVQGQVQLLGQPLAALPARERARQLAWLGQNEATADDLPAYDIAMLGRLPHRAWMAPPSAADHAAVQAALHTTQAWDWRERPLSQLSGGERQRVLLARALAVQAPVTLMDEPLANLDPPHQSDWLRTVRALVGGGATVVSVLHEISIALQADDLLVMAAGQVTHHGACADPATHAALERVFDQRIRVRHIDGMWMALPRV, encoded by the coding sequence ATGAATCCGATAGCTGTCAGCGCGCGCCAGATCAGCGTCAGCGTGCAAAACAATCCCATATTGCGCGGCATCGACCTGGACCTGCCCGCCGCGCGCTGGACCAGCATCGTCGGGCCCAACGGCGCGGGCAAGTCCACGCTGCTCAAGTGCCTGGCCGGGCTGCTGCGCCATGCGCGCGTGCAGGGCCAGGTGCAGCTGCTGGGCCAGCCGCTGGCGGCGCTGCCCGCGCGCGAGCGGGCGCGCCAGCTGGCCTGGCTGGGCCAGAACGAGGCCACGGCCGACGACCTGCCGGCCTACGACATCGCCATGCTGGGCCGCCTGCCGCACCGCGCCTGGATGGCCCCGCCCAGCGCGGCCGACCATGCCGCCGTGCAGGCCGCGCTGCACACCACCCAGGCCTGGGACTGGCGCGAGCGGCCGCTGTCGCAGCTGTCGGGCGGCGAGCGCCAGCGCGTGCTGCTGGCGCGCGCGCTGGCGGTGCAGGCGCCCGTCACGCTGATGGACGAGCCCCTGGCCAACCTGGACCCGCCGCACCAAAGCGACTGGCTGCGCACCGTGCGCGCCCTGGTGGGCGGCGGCGCCACGGTGGTCAGCGTGCTGCACGAGATCTCCATTGCCCTGCAGGCCGACGACCTGCTCGTCATGGCCGCCGGGCAGGTGACCCACCACGGCGCCTGCGCCGACCCGGCCACGCACGCGGCGCTGGAGCGCGTGTTCGACCAGCGCATCCGGGTGCGCCACATCGACGGCATGTGGATGGCGCTGCCGCGTGTTTGA
- the cobO gene encoding cob(I)yrinic acid a,c-diamide adenosyltransferase — MQIEAPPSVKPYEKPEGERRGLVIVNTGDGKGKSTAAFGLAFRAKGRGKAVKVFQFMKVPSARFGEHRLADQVGLPIQGLGDGFSWKSRDLEQSAQLARDGWAKAREAILSGEYFLVVLDEVTYPLIYGWLPLQDVLDTLAQRPRDVHVCLTGRRCPEELIAVADTVTEMKLIKHAFQAGIPAQRGIED; from the coding sequence ATGCAGATCGAAGCCCCGCCCAGCGTCAAGCCCTATGAGAAGCCCGAGGGCGAGCGCCGCGGGCTGGTCATCGTCAACACCGGCGACGGCAAGGGCAAGAGCACGGCGGCATTCGGGCTGGCCTTTCGCGCCAAGGGCCGCGGCAAGGCCGTGAAGGTGTTCCAGTTCATGAAGGTGCCCAGCGCGCGCTTTGGCGAGCACCGCCTGGCCGACCAGGTGGGCCTGCCCATCCAGGGGCTGGGCGACGGCTTTTCGTGGAAGAGCCGCGACCTGGAGCAGTCCGCCCAGCTGGCCCGCGACGGCTGGGCCAAGGCGCGCGAGGCCATCTTGTCGGGCGAATACTTCCTCGTCGTGCTCGACGAGGTCACCTACCCGCTGATCTATGGCTGGCTGCCGCTGCAGGACGTGCTGGACACTCTGGCCCAGCGCCCTCGCGACGTGCACGTGTGCCTGACGGGGCGGCGCTGCCCCGAGGAGCTCATCGCGGTGGCCGATACGGTGACCGAGATGAAGCTCATCAAACACGCCTTCCAGGCCGGCATTCCGGCGCAGCGCGGCATCGAGGACTGA
- a CDS encoding methylated-DNA--[protein]-cysteine S-methyltransferase gives MPLLSCSIPTPLGDMLAVASPQGLCLLEFIGQQGVERELAQVQAARGGAPAQPGASAVLAQVAVELGEYFAGQRQCFGVPLDLVGTPFQLRAWQALLAIPFGQTRSYASQARAIGQPTATRAVAAANGSNKVSIVVPCHRVIGSDGRLTGFGGGLPRKRALLALEDAGGQRDWLQESRGP, from the coding sequence ATGCCCCTGCTGAGCTGCTCCATCCCCACGCCCCTGGGCGACATGCTGGCCGTCGCGTCGCCGCAAGGCCTGTGCTTGCTGGAGTTCATCGGCCAGCAGGGCGTGGAGCGTGAGCTGGCCCAGGTGCAGGCCGCGCGCGGCGGCGCGCCGGCGCAGCCGGGCGCCAGCGCCGTGCTGGCGCAGGTGGCCGTCGAGCTGGGCGAATACTTTGCCGGGCAGCGCCAGTGCTTTGGCGTGCCGCTGGACCTGGTGGGCACGCCGTTTCAGCTGCGCGCCTGGCAGGCGTTGCTGGCCATCCCCTTCGGACAGACGCGCAGCTACGCGAGCCAGGCGCGCGCCATCGGCCAGCCCACGGCCACGCGCGCGGTGGCCGCGGCCAACGGCAGCAACAAGGTCTCCATCGTCGTGCCCTGCCACCGGGTGATCGGCAGCGACGGCCGCCTGACCGGCTTTGGCGGCGGCCTGCCGCGCAAGCGCGCGCTGCTGGCGCTGGAGGATGCGGGCGGCCAGCGCGACTGGCTGCAGGAAAGCCGGGGCCCATGA
- a CDS encoding tetratricopeptide repeat protein: MGTCQTRPRARRHTDTLLLLVATAILLAGTATTAPAQLLVATGPVAVDEPLIAERPGPVQPGDVRPPTGTIELSGPTGSGRIEPSGTPLTPSLRLPAEPDAAAQLRLQRLRGAATAPARRGSAAERSAAHSAWVLGLLYLHGEGVALDRAQALRWFERAQAHGEPLASAAIAWCHIDGCQGPPDPAAARQWIERLAPVDAGLALLLQWWVQERQAPLQAPAASPRGRPATGDTRTALLQRAARAGSASAMNELGLIELTAARPPQALALFRQAALRSPAAAANAELLAARLQQQEPAPASRSSTVQPPTQRSAQDWLQQAQRYHRGEGVPSNYTEAIRLYQIAAAGGSQEARRMLELIYSRPAPDGVVNVAWMRQLATMQVTPEGAVLTMQAPPTPRLFVRDPTPLYGLIPPQWRTGPQLVRP, encoded by the coding sequence ATGGGCACTTGCCAGACCCGCCCCCGCGCGCGTCGCCACACGGACACCCTGCTATTGCTGGTCGCCACGGCAATCCTGCTGGCCGGCACGGCCACCACCGCCCCTGCACAACTGCTGGTGGCAACTGGCCCCGTAGCAGTCGATGAACCCCTGATAGCCGAGCGGCCAGGGCCCGTCCAGCCCGGCGACGTGCGCCCGCCCACGGGCACCATCGAGCTGTCGGGGCCCACCGGCAGCGGGCGTATCGAGCCCTCCGGCACGCCCCTGACGCCCAGCCTGCGCCTGCCGGCCGAGCCCGACGCCGCCGCGCAGCTGCGGCTGCAGCGCCTGCGCGGCGCGGCGACGGCCCCCGCGCGGCGCGGCAGCGCGGCCGAAAGATCTGCCGCCCATAGCGCCTGGGTGCTCGGACTGCTCTACCTGCACGGAGAAGGCGTGGCATTGGACCGGGCCCAGGCGCTGCGCTGGTTCGAGCGGGCCCAGGCCCATGGTGAGCCGCTGGCCAGCGCCGCAATCGCCTGGTGCCACATCGACGGCTGCCAGGGCCCACCCGACCCGGCCGCTGCCCGGCAGTGGATCGAGCGCCTGGCCCCCGTGGATGCCGGCCTGGCGCTGCTGCTGCAGTGGTGGGTGCAAGAGCGCCAGGCCCCGCTGCAGGCGCCCGCCGCATCGCCACGGGGCCGCCCCGCCACCGGCGACACCCGCACCGCGCTGCTGCAGCGCGCCGCCCGCGCCGGCAGCGCCAGCGCCATGAACGAGCTGGGCCTGATCGAGCTGACGGCTGCGCGCCCGCCCCAGGCGCTGGCGCTGTTTCGCCAGGCGGCGCTGCGCTCGCCCGCCGCCGCGGCCAATGCCGAGCTGCTGGCCGCGCGGCTGCAGCAGCAAGAACCGGCGCCCGCGTCCCGCTCCAGCACTGTCCAGCCGCCCACCCAGCGCAGTGCGCAGGACTGGCTGCAGCAGGCCCAGCGCTACCACCGCGGCGAGGGCGTGCCGTCCAACTACACCGAGGCCATCCGCCTGTACCAGATCGCCGCTGCAGGCGGCAGCCAGGAGGCGCGGCGCATGCTGGAGCTGATCTACTCGCGCCCCGCCCCCGACGGCGTGGTCAACGTCGCCTGGATGCGCCAGCTGGCCACCATGCAGGTCACGCCCGAGGGCGCCGTGCTGACCATGCAGGCGCCGCCCACCCCGCGCCTGTTCGTGCGCGACCCCACGCCGCTGTATGGCCTGATACCGCCGCAGTGGCGCACGGGCCCGCAGCTCGTCCGGCCCTGA